Genomic segment of Salvelinus namaycush isolate Seneca unplaced genomic scaffold, SaNama_1.0 Scaffold1759, whole genome shotgun sequence:
TGGGTGTGTCTATATCATATTGTAGTGGGTGTGTCTACATCATATTGTAGTGGGTGTGTCTATATCATATTGTAGTGGGTGTGTCTATATCATATTGTAGTGGGTGTGTCTACATCATATTGTAGTGGTGTTTTCTATCATCATATGTAAGTGGGTGTGTCTTACATCATATGTAGTTGGTGTGTCATATATCCATATGAGTGGGTGAGTCTACATCAATTGTAGTGGGTGTTGTCTATATCATATTGTAGTGGGTGCGTCTCATCATATTTAGTGGGTGTGCACATCATATTGTAGTGGGATGTTGCTATATATCAGATTGTAGTGGGTGTATTTGTGTATACATATATTGTAGTGGGTGGTCTATACATCCAAATTGTATGGGTGTTCTATATCATACTGAGTGGGTGTGTCTATATTCATTATTGTAGTGAGATAGTGGGTGTGTCTACATTCATATTGTAGTGATTGTAGTGGGTGGTCTATATCATTATTGTAGTGATTGTAGTGGGTGTGTCTATATCATATTGTAGTGGGTGTGTCTATATCATATTGTAGTGATTGTAGTGGGTGTGTCTACATCATATTGTAGTGGGTGTGTCTATATCATATTGTAGTGGGTGTGTCTATATCATATTGTAGTGGGTGTGTCTACATCATATTGTAGTGATTGTAGTGGGTGTGTCTATATCATATTGTAGTGGGTGTGTCACATCATATTGTAGTGGGTGTGTCTATAACATATGTAGGTGGGTGTGTCTACATCAATTGTAGTGATTGTAGGGGTGTGTCTATATCATATTGTAGTGGGGTTGTCTATATCATAATTGTAGTGATTGTAGTGGGTATGTGTCTACATCAATATTTAGTGGGTGTGTCTAAACATATTGTAGGTGTGTGTCTACATCATATTGTAGTGATTGTAGTGGGTGTGTCTACATCACTATTGGAGTGGGTGTGTCTATATCTATTGTAAGGGAGTTGTGTTTATATCATTTGTAGTGGAGTGTTCTTACATATATTGTAGTGGGTGTGTCGATATCATATGTAGTGGGTGGGTCCTATATCATATGGTGTGGGCTGTGTCTACATCATATTGTAGTGGGTGTTTATATATCATATTGTAGTGGGTGTGTCTTACAGATATTGGTAGTGGGTGTGTCTCATTATCATATTGTAGTGGGTGTGTCACAATCAGATATTGTAGTGTGGTGTGTCTATATAAATTGTAGTGGGGTGgtctatatcatactgtagtGGGTGTGTCTATATCATATTGTAGTGGGTGTGTCTACATCATATTGTAGTGGGTGTGTCTATATCATATTGAGTCTGGTCTTCCTTCACAAAATCAGGAGGTTAACTGGAAACCGGAGGACTGCATGTCCTGCCGTTGTGTCctctgtgtctgcctgtctgtctgtctgtccgcctgTCTGTCCGCCTGTACCTGGTGTGAAGGCTCTATGGAACTGGTGCAGGTCCTCTCCTCTGAGCTCCTCAGAAATCATTCTGATGTTCAGTCTCACTCCATCCAGCTTCAGATCAGCTTCTGTGAGGACCTCCTCCACGTCTGGGACACTACAGGGACAATACATTCACATCAGGCTAGTTGATCTACTGTTAAGACAC
This window contains:
- the LOC120037543 gene encoding translin-associated protein X-like codes for the protein MLVFQQELDTKHDKHERLVKLSRDITIESKRTIFLLHRVTSVPDVEEVLTEADLKLDGVRLNIRMISEELRGEDLHQFHRAFTPGTGGQTGGQTDRQADTEDTTAGHAVLRFPVNLLIL